In Janibacter sp. CX7, a single genomic region encodes these proteins:
- a CDS encoding glucosyl-3-phosphoglycerate synthase encodes MSDMRPSTREWLSARSHVHTDFDAASLVADLGAKGESVAVVVPARNEAATVGDVVTGLRRELVEAVPLVSELVVIDSDSTDDTASIAADAGATVHRAADIAPHLGTHRGKGEALWKSLFVTTADLLVFVDADLTEWGPHFVTGLVGALTADPATMLVKGWYDRVMDVPGRASSTEGGRVTELVARPALDLWWPDLAGVVQPLAGEWAARRSLMERLTVPTGYGVEIASLLDTHTRHGLDAIAQVDLGARAHRHQKDHDLAVMAAELLAVVHARRHGGPVDVAVASEELEQFTRDGGWRTRAVPLRQRPPAITQPGYPAGAR; translated from the coding sequence ATGAGCGACATGCGCCCGTCGACCCGTGAGTGGCTGTCGGCGCGCAGCCACGTCCACACGGACTTCGACGCCGCCTCCCTCGTCGCCGACCTCGGGGCGAAGGGGGAGTCCGTCGCCGTGGTGGTCCCGGCCCGCAACGAGGCCGCCACCGTCGGCGATGTCGTGACCGGTCTGCGGCGCGAGCTCGTCGAGGCGGTCCCGCTGGTCTCCGAGCTCGTCGTCATCGACTCCGACTCGACCGACGACACCGCGAGCATCGCGGCCGACGCCGGCGCCACCGTCCACCGCGCCGCGGACATCGCGCCCCACCTCGGCACCCACCGGGGCAAGGGCGAGGCGCTGTGGAAGTCGCTCTTCGTCACCACCGCCGACCTGCTCGTCTTCGTCGACGCCGACCTCACCGAGTGGGGTCCCCACTTCGTCACCGGCCTCGTCGGTGCCCTGACGGCCGACCCCGCGACGATGCTCGTCAAGGGGTGGTACGACCGCGTCATGGACGTGCCCGGCCGCGCCTCGAGCACCGAGGGTGGGCGCGTGACCGAGCTCGTCGCCCGCCCGGCCCTCGACCTGTGGTGGCCCGACCTCGCCGGCGTCGTCCAGCCGCTCGCCGGTGAGTGGGCGGCCCGCCGCTCACTCATGGAGCGCCTGACCGTCCCGACCGGCTACGGCGTCGAGATCGCCTCGCTCCTCGACACCCACACCCGCCACGGCCTCGACGCGATCGCCCAGGTCGACCTCGGCGCCCGCGCCCACCGCCACCAGAAGGACCACGACCTCGCCGTCATGGCCGCCGAGCTCCTCGCCGTCGTCCACGCCCGCCGCCACGGCGGGCCGGTCGACGTCGCCGTGGCGAGCGAGGAGCTCGAGCAGTTCACCCGCGACGGCGGCTGGCGGACCCGGGCGGTCCCCCTTCGTCAGCGGCCACCGGCGATCACCCAGCCCGGCTACCCCGCAGGAGCCCGATGA
- the folP gene encoding dihydropteroate synthase produces the protein MRLGRHPFADDAMLVMAIVNRTPDSFYDKGATFAEDKAMERVDLVVEQGADIVDIGGVKAAPGGDVDVAEEIDRVAGLVSRVREAHPQLVISVDTWRAEVGEAVCAAGADVLNDAWGGADPGLVDVAAEHDVAIICTHTGGVEPRTRPFRTGFERDVVADVIDGVLGYAERAVAAGVARESVVIDPAHDFGKNTHQTLEVTRRLDEMVDTGWPVLVSLSNKDFVGETLDRPVDERLIGTLATTAVSAWLGARIYRVHEVAETRQVLDMVATLRGERPPARTIRGLA, from the coding sequence ATGAGACTCGGCCGTCACCCCTTCGCCGACGACGCGATGCTCGTCATGGCGATCGTCAACCGCACCCCCGACTCCTTCTACGACAAGGGCGCGACCTTCGCCGAGGACAAGGCGATGGAGCGCGTCGACCTCGTCGTCGAGCAGGGCGCCGACATCGTCGACATCGGCGGGGTCAAGGCCGCGCCCGGCGGTGACGTCGACGTCGCCGAGGAGATCGACCGGGTCGCCGGGCTCGTCTCCCGCGTCCGCGAGGCACACCCGCAGCTGGTGATCTCGGTCGACACGTGGCGGGCCGAGGTGGGCGAAGCCGTCTGTGCCGCAGGCGCGGACGTGCTCAACGACGCGTGGGGTGGAGCCGACCCGGGACTCGTCGACGTCGCCGCTGAGCACGACGTCGCGATCATCTGCACGCACACCGGCGGGGTCGAGCCCCGCACCCGGCCCTTCCGCACGGGCTTCGAGCGGGACGTCGTCGCCGACGTCATCGACGGGGTCCTTGGCTACGCCGAGCGGGCGGTCGCGGCCGGCGTCGCCCGCGAGTCGGTCGTCATCGACCCGGCGCACGACTTCGGCAAGAACACCCACCAGACCCTCGAGGTCACCCGCCGCCTCGACGAGATGGTCGATACCGGGTGGCCGGTCCTGGTGTCGTTGTCCAACAAGGACTTCGTCGGCGAGACCCTCGACCGCCCCGTCGACGAGCGCCTGATCGGCACGCTCGCGACGACCGCCGTCTCCGCCTGGCTCGGCGCGCGGATCTACCGCGTCCACGAGGTCGCCGAGACGCGGCAGGTCCTCGACATGGTCGCGACCCTGCGAGGCGAACGTCCGCCGGCCCGCACGATCCGAGGGCTGGCATGA
- a CDS encoding thioredoxin family protein gives MRVQLLYFDGCPNWQVADGRIREALETLGIHVDVEKVLVTTPEQAEQWSFRGSPSILVDGEDHFAEPGAPVGLSCRLYRTPDGVEGSPTVEQLVQVLSGT, from the coding sequence ATGCGCGTCCAACTCCTGTACTTCGACGGGTGCCCGAACTGGCAGGTGGCCGACGGCCGCATCCGTGAAGCGCTGGAAACCCTAGGCATCCACGTCGACGTGGAGAAGGTCCTGGTGACCACCCCCGAACAAGCTGAACAGTGGAGCTTTCGTGGCTCGCCGTCGATCCTTGTCGACGGTGAGGACCACTTCGCCGAGCCAGGCGCGCCGGTCGGGCTGTCGTGTCGGCTGTATCGGACACCAGATGGCGTGGAGGGTTCTCCCACAGTTGAACAGCTAGTCCAGGTCCTATCTGGGACATAG
- a CDS encoding transglycosylase family protein, whose protein sequence is MFYSPKHAQTKQSSPARRRIAGVAVAGATATVGTIASAQGASAATTSSVWDAVAQCESGGNWSINTGNGFYGGLQFTTQTWQGFGGDKYAPNAHQATKAQQIEIAQKVLATQGPGAWPVCSQKAGLTQANGGAAVASTPEPAPAPAPAPAPAPKPAQQTEQQAPQTASRSEVRTPAATGAGLAVDGIRGPKTNAAIEKWVGAQQDGTLSVDDIKALQGEVGTAQDGIIGPKTTGALQSVVGATQDGIWGPKTTAALQTYLNGR, encoded by the coding sequence ATGTTCTACAGCCCCAAGCACGCCCAGACGAAGCAGTCCTCGCCCGCTCGCCGCCGCATCGCCGGCGTCGCCGTGGCCGGCGCGACCGCCACCGTGGGCACCATCGCGTCCGCCCAGGGCGCCTCCGCTGCCACCACCTCCTCCGTCTGGGACGCCGTCGCCCAGTGCGAGAGCGGTGGCAACTGGTCCATCAACACCGGCAACGGCTTCTACGGTGGTCTGCAGTTCACCACCCAGACGTGGCAGGGCTTCGGTGGCGACAAGTACGCCCCGAACGCCCACCAGGCCACCAAGGCGCAGCAGATCGAGATCGCCCAGAAGGTCCTCGCGACCCAGGGCCCCGGCGCCTGGCCCGTCTGCTCGCAGAAGGCCGGCCTGACCCAGGCCAACGGCGGCGCCGCCGTCGCCTCCACCCCGGAGCCCGCCCCCGCCCCGGCCCCGGCCCCGGCCCCGGCCCCGAAGCCGGCCCAGCAGACCGAGCAGCAGGCGCCGCAGACCGCGTCGCGCTCCGAGGTCCGCACCCCGGCCGCCACCGGCGCCGGTCTGGCCGTCGACGGCATCCGCGGCCCGAAGACCAACGCCGCCATCGAGAAGTGGGTTGGCGCCCAGCAGGACGGCACCCTCTCCGTCGACGACATCAAGGCCCTCCAGGGCGAGGTCGGCACGGCGCAGGACGGCATCATCGGCCCGAAGACCACCGGTGCGCTGCAGTCGGTCGTCGGCGCCACGCAGGACGGCATCTGGGGTCCCAAGACCACCGCTGCCCTCCAGACCTACCTCAACGGGCGCTGA
- a CDS encoding transglycosylase family protein, with translation MFSTNDFPDQPVGRRGRRLRMAGGAVAAGALVAGGFVVASNAGASDTVWDRVAMCESSGNWSINTGNGFYGGLQFTFQTWKGFGGQKYAYTANRATKAQQIEIAQEVLKVQGPGAWPVCSQRAGLTVANGLAVDPYGTGERPSRDTTRPPVTSTGGKLVVDGIQGPRTNAGIEKWGGRPMNGYLDSGDKRALQARVGTAQDGVIGPMTTRALQRKVGADVDGKWGPQTTSRLQSWLNNNVL, from the coding sequence ATGTTCAGCACCAACGACTTCCCCGACCAGCCCGTCGGGCGCCGTGGCCGTCGTCTGCGGATGGCCGGTGGCGCCGTCGCGGCCGGCGCGCTCGTCGCCGGCGGCTTCGTCGTCGCCTCCAATGCCGGCGCGTCCGACACGGTCTGGGACCGCGTCGCGATGTGCGAGTCGTCCGGCAACTGGTCGATCAACACCGGCAACGGCTTCTACGGCGGCCTGCAGTTCACCTTCCAGACCTGGAAGGGCTTCGGTGGGCAGAAGTACGCCTACACGGCCAACCGGGCGACCAAGGCGCAGCAGATCGAGATCGCGCAGGAGGTGCTCAAGGTCCAGGGCCCCGGCGCCTGGCCCGTGTGCTCCCAGCGCGCCGGCCTGACGGTCGCCAACGGCCTGGCCGTCGACCCCTACGGCACCGGTGAGCGCCCCTCGCGCGACACCACGCGTCCGCCCGTGACGTCGACCGGCGGCAAGCTCGTCGTCGACGGCATCCAGGGCCCGCGCACCAACGCCGGCATCGAGAAGTGGGGCGGCCGCCCGATGAACGGCTACCTCGACTCCGGTGACAAGCGCGCCCTCCAGGCCCGCGTCGGCACCGCGCAGGACGGCGTCATCGGCCCGATGACCACCCGCGCGCTGCAGCGCAAGGTCGGCGCCGACGTCGACGGCAAGTGGGGCCCTCAGACCACCTCGCGCCTGCAGAGCTGGCTGAACAACAACGTGCTCTGA
- a CDS encoding threonine/serine exporter ThrE family protein, with protein MTSSTPPPPRPTPRPRRRPGPTPEELTTTGSIPQRPQPKPRRRPTLRGEQPTETIPLRGSLRGTPYRDPRVTRAVAEEQAAAHAMDLALRVAEIMLRSGSSAAGVEAATIAVGVAAGLEDLDVDLTMQSMHMQCRTPSGQTISRLRVVRQPRLDFARLAMVHALVDDLVSGDIDLEQADSQLREISRTPRMWSRWFVTLAEGGVAAGVAIILGAGNFAVLVALLAACVTIGLASLVDRLNLPDFYLGALGGAVATFVAFLAYVLGTWSVVPISPSDFAFIVAGGIVALLPSRTLISAMEDVLSGFPVTGSARIFAVMLHTFGLIVGVAGGLGMSLQVGELLGIGLQPPPIDKLAWASAAVPMVVAGAVLIGLAGAVTLQGSRRMLVPASLLCAVGVAVAAVIAQAGLGRVTATGIAAVVIGFAARVIALRMDAPALTIAVPATFGLFPGLGIFVGLYHMTSPTTSSGGDTTQGLFSVLGALGVIMAIATGTTLGDRLAAPFDAPVAQRRRAAVEQEGAGREDEGWEIV; from the coding sequence ATGACCAGCAGCACCCCGCCCCCTCCGCGGCCCACTCCCCGGCCGCGGCGCCGACCCGGCCCGACGCCCGAGGAGCTGACGACGACCGGGTCGATCCCGCAGCGCCCGCAGCCCAAGCCGCGGCGCCGCCCGACCCTGCGCGGCGAGCAGCCGACCGAGACGATCCCGCTGCGGGGCTCCCTGCGCGGCACGCCCTATCGCGACCCCCGTGTCACCCGCGCGGTCGCCGAGGAGCAGGCCGCCGCCCACGCGATGGACCTCGCCCTGCGGGTCGCCGAGATCATGCTGCGCTCGGGCTCGTCGGCCGCCGGTGTCGAGGCCGCGACGATCGCCGTCGGCGTGGCCGCCGGCCTCGAGGACCTCGACGTCGACCTGACGATGCAGTCGATGCACATGCAGTGCCGCACGCCCTCCGGGCAGACGATCAGCCGGCTGCGCGTCGTGCGCCAGCCGCGCCTCGACTTCGCCCGGCTGGCGATGGTCCACGCGCTCGTCGACGACCTCGTCTCGGGCGACATCGACCTCGAGCAGGCCGACTCCCAGCTGCGCGAGATCAGCCGCACCCCGCGGATGTGGTCGCGCTGGTTCGTCACGCTCGCCGAGGGTGGCGTCGCCGCCGGTGTCGCGATCATCCTCGGCGCGGGCAACTTCGCCGTCCTCGTCGCGCTGCTCGCCGCCTGCGTGACCATCGGGCTCGCCTCGCTCGTCGACCGGCTCAACCTGCCCGACTTCTACCTCGGCGCCCTCGGCGGGGCGGTCGCGACGTTCGTCGCCTTCCTCGCCTACGTCCTCGGCACGTGGTCCGTCGTGCCGATCTCACCGTCGGACTTCGCCTTCATCGTCGCCGGCGGCATCGTCGCCCTGCTGCCCTCGCGCACCCTCATCTCGGCGATGGAGGACGTGCTCTCCGGGTTCCCCGTCACCGGGTCGGCGCGCATCTTCGCCGTCATGCTGCACACCTTCGGCCTCATCGTCGGTGTGGCCGGCGGCCTGGGCATGAGCCTGCAGGTGGGCGAGCTGCTCGGCATCGGTCTGCAGCCGCCGCCGATCGACAAGCTGGCGTGGGCCTCGGCAGCGGTCCCCATGGTCGTCGCCGGAGCGGTCCTCATCGGGCTCGCGGGTGCGGTCACCCTCCAGGGCAGCCGCCGGATGCTCGTGCCCGCGTCGCTGCTCTGCGCCGTCGGCGTGGCCGTCGCCGCGGTGATCGCGCAGGCCGGGCTCGGACGGGTCACCGCGACGGGCATCGCCGCTGTCGTCATCGGCTTCGCCGCCCGGGTCATCGCGCTGCGCATGGACGCGCCGGCCCTGACGATCGCCGTGCCCGCGACCTTCGGCCTCTTCCCCGGACTGGGCATCTTCGTCGGTCTGTACCACATGACCAGCCCCACGACATCGAGCGGCGGGGACACGACGCAGGGTCTCTTCAGCGTCCTCGGGGCGCTCGGCGTCATCATGGCGATCGCCACCGGGACCACCCTCGGGGACCGGCTGGCGGCCCCCTTCGACGCCCCTGTGGCACAACGGCGCCGGGCCGCTGTCGAGCAGGAGGGCGCGGGTCGTGAGGACGAGGGCTGGGAGATCGTCTGA
- a CDS encoding transporter substrate-binding domain-containing protein, translating into MRRLLATLVLPLLLAACSDSGSALSRAESTGILTVGVVDNPPRTVPAEGGEVTGPAADLISDYADSIGAHPSWQVGELDALASAVDRGEVDVIIGADAEAKGVTPTSSAGDAGTVLVGEQETPLKESIDAWLAERG; encoded by the coding sequence ATGCGACGACTCCTGGCGACCCTGGTGCTGCCGCTGCTGCTGGCCGCCTGCTCCGACTCCGGGTCCGCGCTGTCGCGGGCCGAGAGCACGGGCATCCTCACCGTCGGCGTCGTCGACAACCCGCCCCGGACCGTCCCCGCCGAGGGTGGCGAGGTCACCGGCCCGGCGGCCGACCTCATCAGCGACTACGCCGACTCCATCGGGGCGCACCCGAGCTGGCAGGTCGGCGAGCTCGACGCCCTGGCCTCCGCCGTGGACCGCGGCGAGGTCGACGTGATCATCGGTGCCGACGCCGAGGCGAAGGGGGTCACCCCCACCTCATCGGCGGGAGACGCCGGCACGGTCCTCGTCGGCGAGCAGGAGACCCCGCTCAAGGAGTCGATCGACGCCTGGCTGGCCGAGCGAGGCTGA